The following proteins are co-located in the Alkalidesulfovibrio alkalitolerans DSM 16529 genome:
- a CDS encoding rod-binding protein encodes MSDGFSPLIPGGLTDQADLARQTARMQDLKRRLEQKNSDEALRETCQDFEAIFMGKMWEQMRNSIPKEGYLHSPYEDQYMAMFDHELSRKFAQAGGIGIADMMYAQLSAALKAKEGQAEQIPVRSLEARDQIGGLPGVSQSPVPEPKIAVSGPGPAASGSVSVSSASNVAELSDEEAVSRARLIAERIAGIEPGRSFALKPDKDGQVGKIVLSDASGQGEGT; translated from the coding sequence ATGTCAGACGGTTTTTCGCCGCTCATCCCTGGCGGCCTGACCGATCAGGCCGATCTTGCGCGCCAGACCGCGCGTATGCAGGATCTGAAGCGTCGTCTCGAACAGAAGAATTCTGACGAGGCGCTGCGCGAAACCTGCCAGGATTTCGAGGCCATCTTCATGGGCAAGATGTGGGAGCAGATGCGCAATTCCATACCCAAGGAAGGCTACCTGCACAGCCCCTACGAAGACCAGTACATGGCCATGTTCGACCACGAGCTGTCCAGGAAGTTCGCCCAGGCGGGCGGCATAGGCATAGCGGACATGATGTACGCCCAGCTTTCCGCAGCGCTCAAGGCCAAGGAAGGACAGGCGGAGCAGATCCCGGTGCGGTCGCTCGAAGCCCGCGACCAGATCGGCGGGCTGCCGGGGGTGTCGCAGTCGCCCGTACCTGAGCCGAAGATCGCCGTCTCCGGTCCCGGACCAGCCGCGTCTGGCTCCGTCAGCGTCAGTTCAGCCTCGAACGTGGCCGAGCTTTCCGACGAAGAAGCCGTAAGCCGTGCCCGGCTTATCGCCGAGCGCATCGCGGGCATCGAGCCCGGCAGGTCTTTTGCACTGAAACCGGACAAAGACGGGCAGGTCGGCAAAATAGTCCTCTCCGACGCCTCGGGGCAGGGCGAGGGGACGTGA
- a CDS encoding flagellar basal body P-ring protein FlgI, translated as MKRVLIAACTIFVLLAGLAHEVSAARIKDVATFKGVRSNQLVGYGLVVGLNGTGDQRGSDFTIQSMVNMLDKMGVRVDQAQLRPKNVAAVMVTANMPVSSAPGSRMDVTVSSIGDSKSLFGGLLLVTPLRGLDGNIYAVAQGPLTIGGFLAEGAAAQAQKNVTTVGIIPGGATVERGIPFNFNEMESITLNMSIQDFSTTMQTVEAINRSLGGQFATARDIATIEVDIPPRFQGNLVPLMASIENIEIRPDSRARVVVDEKTGTVVLGQNVRLGQVAVAHGNLQIVIAETAQVSQPAPFAAGETVVVPETEIGIVEQNKRLLLMEGATLRELVDGLNAIGATPRDLISILRTLRSAGALMADLEVI; from the coding sequence ATGAAACGGGTGCTCATCGCCGCCTGCACGATCTTTGTGCTCCTTGCGGGCCTCGCGCACGAGGTTTCTGCCGCGCGCATCAAGGACGTGGCCACGTTCAAGGGAGTGCGTTCCAACCAGCTCGTGGGCTACGGCCTCGTCGTGGGCTTGAACGGCACCGGCGACCAGCGGGGCAGCGACTTCACCATCCAGTCCATGGTCAACATGCTCGACAAGATGGGCGTACGCGTGGACCAGGCCCAGCTTCGCCCCAAGAACGTGGCCGCGGTCATGGTCACGGCGAACATGCCCGTGTCCTCCGCGCCGGGCTCGCGCATGGACGTCACCGTGTCGAGCATCGGCGACTCCAAAAGCCTTTTCGGCGGCCTCTTGCTGGTCACGCCGCTGCGCGGGCTTGACGGCAACATCTACGCCGTGGCCCAGGGGCCGCTGACCATCGGCGGTTTTCTGGCCGAAGGCGCGGCCGCCCAGGCGCAGAAGAACGTCACCACCGTGGGCATCATCCCCGGCGGGGCCACAGTCGAACGGGGTATTCCTTTCAATTTCAATGAGATGGAAAGTATCACACTGAACATGTCCATCCAGGACTTCTCCACCACCATGCAGACGGTGGAGGCCATCAACCGCTCGTTGGGCGGCCAGTTTGCCACGGCGCGCGACATCGCGACCATCGAGGTGGATATCCCGCCCCGCTTCCAGGGCAACTTGGTGCCGCTCATGGCCAGCATCGAGAATATCGAGATCAGACCCGACAGCCGCGCCCGCGTGGTGGTGGACGAAAAGACCGGCACCGTGGTTCTGGGGCAGAACGTGCGCCTGGGGCAGGTGGCCGTGGCCCATGGCAACCTGCAGATAGTCATCGCCGAGACGGCCCAGGTCAGTCAGCCCGCGCCGTTCGCGGCGGGTGAGACGGTCGTGGTGCCCGAAACCGAAATCGGCATCGTGGAACAGAACAAGCGGCTGTTGCTCATGGAAGGCGCCACCCTGCGCGAGTTGGTGGACGGCTTGAACGCCATCGGCGCTACCCCGCGCGACCTGATCTCCATCCTCAGGACGCTGCGTTCGGCAGGCGCGCTGATGGCCGATCTGGAGGTGATCTAA
- a CDS encoding flagellar basal body L-ring protein FlgH, which translates to MNIPNSRLALAALLVVVLSSGCATQQKTPREVTVMTPPPAAPAPARENPGSLFAQGQADNLFADSRARRVGDVVTVRVNDVSKGKHKADTTAQRESDVNIGVSSFFGKNNVRATPLFVPSFGMSGAVGNEPIVRAGSTNDLTGKGETKRESDLSASVGARVVQILPNGLMQVEGAREMRINEETQILVVRGLVRPQDIDVDNSVTTDKLADATIEFYGQGVLADKQRPGWMARILDNIWPF; encoded by the coding sequence CAGCAGAAGACGCCGCGCGAAGTCACTGTCATGACGCCGCCGCCCGCCGCCCCGGCTCCGGCCCGGGAGAATCCCGGCTCGCTCTTCGCCCAAGGACAGGCCGACAACCTTTTCGCGGACAGCCGCGCCCGCCGCGTCGGCGACGTGGTCACGGTGCGCGTCAACGACGTCTCCAAGGGCAAGCACAAAGCCGATACAACGGCCCAGCGCGAGTCCGACGTCAACATCGGCGTAAGCAGCTTCTTCGGCAAGAACAACGTCCGCGCCACTCCCTTGTTCGTGCCATCCTTTGGCATGAGCGGAGCCGTGGGCAACGAACCCATCGTCAGGGCCGGAAGCACCAACGACCTCACCGGCAAGGGCGAGACCAAGCGCGAATCCGATCTTTCGGCTTCCGTGGGCGCGCGTGTGGTGCAGATCCTGCCCAACGGCCTGATGCAGGTCGAGGGAGCGCGCGAGATGCGCATCAACGAAGAGACCCAGATCCTGGTGGTGCGCGGGCTCGTCAGGCCGCAAGACATCGACGTGGACAATTCCGTGACCACGGACAAGCTGGCCGACGCGACCATCGAATTTTACGGTCAAGGCGTTCTGGCCGACAAGCAGCGGCCCGGCTGGATGGCCAGAATTTTGGACAATATCTGGCCGTTCTAG